From Gemmatimonadales bacterium, the proteins below share one genomic window:
- a CDS encoding TetR family transcriptional regulator yields the protein MSPRPRKVSDDAVFDALHRVMGRVEPAELTLALVGREAGITAGALVQRFGSKLGLMRAFSGRFAGGADAMLDALRARAGSPLGALEAYATSVAGMAETPATLAHHLAYLQMDLTDPEMFAHVRDHAVATRRALVRWIEEAVSAGDLRDDTDAGMLARLVHAVVSGSMLAYAFFREGAPDAWLRRDLAIALQPYRRAVSAGPRQRKPGRKARRPGGR from the coding sequence GTGAGTCCTCGCCCACGCAAGGTTTCGGACGATGCCGTTTTCGACGCGCTGCATCGGGTGATGGGGCGGGTCGAGCCCGCCGAGCTGACCCTGGCCCTGGTCGGGCGCGAAGCAGGTATTACGGCGGGCGCCCTGGTGCAGCGATTCGGGTCGAAGCTGGGTCTGATGCGGGCCTTTTCCGGGCGGTTCGCCGGCGGGGCCGACGCCATGCTCGACGCCCTGCGCGCCCGCGCGGGGTCGCCGCTTGGCGCGCTGGAGGCATATGCGACGAGTGTAGCCGGCATGGCCGAGACGCCGGCGACGCTGGCACACCACCTGGCGTACCTGCAGATGGACTTGACCGATCCGGAGATGTTTGCCCACGTGCGGGATCACGCGGTGGCCACGCGGCGAGCCCTGGTGCGATGGATCGAGGAGGCGGTCAGCGCCGGCGACCTGCGGGACGATACCGACGCCGGCATGCTGGCCCGTTTGGTTCACGCCGTGGTGAGCGGATCGATGCTGGCCTACGCCTTTTTTCGGGAAGGTGCGCCGGATGCCTGGCTCCGCCGCGACCTCGCGATTGCGCTGCAGCCGTATCGTCGGGCCGTGTCTGCGGGCCCGCGTCAGCGCAAACCT